Proteins encoded by one window of Yamadazyma tenuis chromosome 2, complete sequence:
- the BUD4 gene encoding Bud site selection protein bud4 (COG:U; EggNog:ENOG503NYU9): MSDTDTLDVSAAATNVNPSDPQLSKTRPHPRESDTPVLSQKDFNSSTDTYASENNDMSEDRTDGHEASFDRNFDLDNTSDSDSKVIKTVKIDNDEFSFVHANPQSAQATPKGITTTVSVNNPNPFSSPSKSSLKKTTSNSPKKNVVFTTSVPQVIHYPQNADSSINMEEDPEKEEEDRQFSNQIEQTLNHHWNQVRQASVSSEDTPPPVPPPHSIDLNSLNYEATEDTDMDQNTLKEFKLHSKNLNNLSLNEKLDIFLNNQNALGQDDRDQNTTKELDQHLQDLHEDSKNRLESNIHHLSLDLQNKLGNKVENPLNSLTKSSEVPLRSAGSSQSSLQSLLEDNRMLPSKYNDKNEGFQGIQLNDGIHGFSNDLVEQLIPQSRSAQLLNSDESQLLSFNTNPNRLSKQSLLSENDEFHDSFDNEYKDTEQSIMDLLSSAAMNQHTSTEKNPIVKEEPIEFQDLRSSEPNERQIKQSPSMADVELKGELDEISPKEVSQDIKKPVLRATGSDDEIEQYNDSFEEEKVSNFRIGDHIENGWKYEDSLDADREDNDEFTNNDVTILSHLNRDEDEIDPESDDIEPASDMLNSSQDIEPLEVNLSPDTSQSIEDSPDRVSLAPPRSVSSMQNSPVRSLVTHKGVDIGIDATVPPTPVRLAREAKLREKYASVSPVESRTPTFKHESTSPGLAESKLEMLQAPNTEKSLKSNNESVTQDEVDEVPIAVADLESVEAHEDETLVNQEMFSVNAQNSDEGREAVSDIDESTSNTDAGKYDSNNEKPQDFESKHNDSEILANSTNIPPEELTLPPIEPGNYSSFEEITKTLNNSKGTEEDSFEQSLSAEFDEDKPTTKTTSYLSIWHLQNRIKPKRPIPTKSVEASDITIYDPNTNSYRVPSALLNKRIKDVNVVSRKVVDPNEVEYDEDFLPELSQDSGFEKHFNSLINVSANDSKVFSQGSAAANRLSNTPLSDRNILTNIEAAKSEESLLFGPKAEANQTRLSKPPAVPEKPITQINQKRSRFRVPSIDIKRSITLAEQNKTRDKYDDIFKDSVALDRSLTTPTIKGHGMKTLPSMDKDDVKKILNTKRMISHEEYSQVKLVGRKSSIVHDNSEKYDSLQQQASIHNAADNSMDSSPLDNDVMPHLASELMKVPQALLSKEQVFNDSDLASSKLPNSNFSSRISSAVNKDINVGQSFPEPDADILSSPSNIFKTPPKDDAEHSNDGLNTQMKDKENRPPNMIQKGKPGSPIKIKTSPIKVVKRNSGISIVVQSPPPPKLGSLTESLAPPRLSNSSTLEPEVQVNKVSGSSEQFSGSEISNIKLRKEQSPYHEKQLSVVSVPSMYTTNTNVTQPSRTSSNTLLNQNNGKTKDSWKQHSVQSSVIRENDELLPVERGRLFFRVVGLKNINLPDIQGHDAEFSVTLDNGVHCIKTPNYKVDDRRVLIGKEFELTVGDSLEFILTMKMNYEKPKGKLVEVQERRLVKSKSRLSRMFGSKEVITTTKFVAQDPVDSWKTKFAQDGSFGRCYIDFDQYESKISYNTNSFDIPCFNEWEIIQSSSGPIKAKPYVIGNLEVKMLFIPRSEMHEALPTSIRSASEVISQLLNENQLRYEGYLTQDGGDCESLKRRFFKLEGTSLIAHSEFNHKTRAKINLAKIIDVIFVDRNRPETAQKARNFSDILLVPDSFKIKFANGEIIDFGAANNHEKYQWISYFETIAQHNRFRRLPWVKAMLEQAKTKTNNPWFTLEGQ; this comes from the exons ATGTCTGACACCGATACATTGGACGTTCTGGCTGCAGCCACCAACGTTAACCCTTCAG ACCCTCAATTGTCCAAAACTCGTCCTCATCCACGCGAGAGCGATACTCCAGTTTTATCCCAAAAGGATTTTAATTCAAGCACAGACACCTACGCCAGTGAAAACAACGACATGTCCGAGGACAGAACCGATGGCCACGAAGCTTCGTTTGATCGAAACTTTGATCTCGATAATACTTCTGATTCCGATTCGAAGGTGATCAAAACGGTCAAAATTGATAACGATGAATTTCTGTTTGTGCATGCAAACCCGCAAAGTGCCCAGGCTACTCCCAAAGGTATAACTACCACAGTACTGGTGAATAATCCAAATCCTTTTTCGTCTCCCAGCAAATCGTCATTAAAGAAGACAACTAGCAATTCGCCAAAAAAGAATGTTGTTTTCACCACTTCTGTACCTCAAGTAATACATTACCCTCAGAATGCCGACTCCTCCATCAATATGGAAGAAGATCCcgagaaagaagaagaagatcgTCAATTTTCCAATCAGATTGAACAGACTTTAAATCACCATTGGAACCAAGTGAGACAAGCTTCAGTATCTTCCGAAGATACCCCTCCACCTGTCCCTCCCCCGCATtcaattgacttgaacagTTTGAATTATGAAGCCACAGAAGATACCGATATGGACCAGAATACCTTGAAAGAATTTAAGCTACACctgaaaaacttgaataacTTATCATTGAACGAAAAGTTGGACATATTTCTTAACAATCAAAACGCGTTAGGTCAAGATGATAGAGATCAAAACACTACAAAGGAATTAGACCAGCATTTACAGGATCTTCATGAAGACTCGAAGAATAGGTTGGAATCGAACATCCATCACTTGTCTTTGGATTTGCAAAATAAACTAGGAAATAAGGTAGAGAACCCATTGAATTCTTTAACCAAGTCGTCAGAGGTTCCTTTGAGGTCAGCTGGTTCTTCTCAGTCATCATTACAGtctcttttggaagataACAGGATGTTGCCTTCTAAGTATAACGATAAGAATGAAGGCTTTCAAGGTATCCAATTGAACGATGGGATCCACGGATTCTCAAATGACTTGGTTGAACAATTAATACCTCAATCTCGATCAGCTCAGCTATTAAATTCAGACGAATCTCAGCTTTTATCTTTCAATACCAATCCCAACAGGCTTTCAAAGCAGTCACTTCTTTCAGAAAATGATGAATTTCATGATTCTTTCGACAATGAATACAAAGACACTGAACAATCGATAATGGATTTGTTATCTTCGGCTGCAATGAACCAACACACAAGCACCGAAAAGAATCCAATCGTGAAGGAAGAACCAATCgagtttcaagatttgAGATCTTCTGAACCAAACGAACGTCAAATAAAGCAGTCTCCTAGTATGGCAGATGTTGAACTCAAAggagaacttgatgaaattctgccaaaagaagtttcgcaagatatcaagaaacCCGTTCTCAGGGCAACTGGATCAGACGACGAAATTGAACAATACAATGATagctttgaagaagagaaagtcTCGAATTTCAGAATCGGGGATCATATTGAAAACGGATGGAAATATGAAGACTCTCTTGATGCTGATAGAGAGGACAATGACGAATTCACTAACAATGATGTCACAATCCTTTCTCATTTGAATAGAGACGAAGACGAAATCGATCCCGAACTGGATGATATCGAGCCAGCATCGGACATGTTAAATTCTTCTCAAGACATAGAACCATTGGAGGTAAACTTATCTCCAGACACTAGCCAAAGCATTGAAGATTCTCCTGATAGAGTATCATTAGCTCCTCCAAGAAGTGTCAGCTCCATGCAAAACTCCCCAGTGAGATCTTTAGTCACCCACAAAGGTGTTGATATTGGTATCGATGCTACTGTTCCTCCAACGCCCGTGAGGTTAGCAAGGGAAGCAAAATTAAGAGAAAAATACGCTTCAGTTTCTCCTGTTGAATCCAGAACACCCACATTCAAACATGAATCTACTTCTCCTGGACTAGCAgaatccaagttggaaatgCTTCAAGCTCCAAATACCGAAAAACTGCTTAAACTGAATAATGAGAGTGTCACTCAAGACGAGGTAGACGAAGTTCCGATTGCTGTTGCTGACCTTGAATCAGTTGAAGCACATGAAGACGAAACTTTAGTCAATCAAGAAATGTTTTCTGTGAATGCCCAGAACTCCGATGAAGGGAGAGAAGCTGTATCTGACATCGATGAATCTACTTCTAATACTGATGCTGGGAAATACGACCTGAACAACGAAAAGCctcaagattttgaatcAAAGCACAACGATTCTGAAATCTTGGCTAATTCAACAAATATTCCCCCTGAAGAGCTCACTTTGCCTCCAATCGAACCAGGTAATTATTcatcttttgaagaaataaCGAAAACGCTTAATAACTCGAAAGGTACTGAAGAAGACTCATTTGAACAATCCTTGTCAGCCGAATTTGACGAGGATAAGCCTACCACAAAGACCACCAGTTATTTGTCCATATGGCACTTACAAAATAGGATTAAGCCAAAGAGACCAATACCTACCAAACTGGTTGAAGCTAGTGATATTACCATTTATGATCCCAACACAAATAGCTACAGGGTTCCAAGTGCTTTGTTAAACAAAAGGATTAAGGATGTGAATGTTGTTTCTcgaaaagttgttgatcCAAACGAAGTAGAATATGACGAAGACTTTTTACCGGAATTATCACAGGATTCAGGATTCGAAAAGCATTTCAACAGCTTGATAAATGTATCAGCCAATGATTCAAAGGTCTTTTCTCAAGGatctgctgctgccaataGACTTAGCAATACTCCCTTGAGTGATCGTAACATTTTGACCAATATTGAAGCGGCAAAGTCTGAAGAAAGTCTCCTTTTTGGACCAAAAGCTGAAGCAAACCAAACAAGATTGTCGAAACCACCTGCAGTACCCGAGAAACCAATCACTCAGATAAATCAAAAGAGATCTAGGTTCCGAGTTCCTTCAATTGACATCAAGAGGTCTATTACTCTAGCTGAACAAAACAAGACTAGGGACAAGtatgatgatatcttcaaggATTCCGTTGCTCTTGATAGAAGCTTAACAACGCCAACAATCAAGGGCCATGGAATGAAGACTTTGCCCAGTATGGATAAGGACGATGTGAAAAAAATCTTGAACACCAAGAGGATGATTAGTCATGAGGAGTATAGCCAAGTCAAATtggttggaagaaaatCTTCCATTGTCCATGACAATTCTGAAAAGTACGATTCCTTACAACAGCAAGCTTCTATCCACAATGCTGCTGATAACTCGATGGATTCATCTCCTTTGGATAACGACGTTATGCCCCATTTGGCATCTGAGTTGATGAAAGTACCTCAAGCTTTATTATCCAAAGAGCAGGTTTTTAATGATTCGGATTTGGCTTCATCAAAGCTTCCAAATTCGAATTTTTCCTCCAGAATTTCATCTGCAGTGAATAAAGATATCAATGTTGGTCAACTGTTCCCAGAGCCTGATGCTGATATTCTTAGTTCTCCTTCGAATATTTTCAAAACTCCACCTAAGGATGATGCAGAACATCTGAATGATGGTTTGAATACGCAAATGAAGGATAAAGAGAACAGACCTCCAAATATGATCCAAAAAGGTAAACCAGGAAGTCCAATCAAGATTAAAACTTCTCCTATTAAAGTTGTTAAGAGAAATTCAGGTATATCAATAGTTGTCcaatctccaccacctccaaaatTGGGATCTCTCACGGAGCTGTTGGCTCCACCAAGACtatccaattcttcaacacttgaACCTGAGGTGCAAGTGAACAAGGTTAGTGGATCTTCTGAACAATTTTCTGGAAGTGAAATTtcaaacatcaagttgagaAAGGAACAGTCACCTTATCATGAGAAACAGTTGAGTGTGGTGTCTGTTCCCTCGATGTACACTACCAATACTAATGTTACCCAACCATCTAGAACATCTTCGAACACATTATTAAACCAAAACAATGGAAAGACAAAAGACTCGTGGAAGCAACATTCTGTTCAATCCAGTGTTATCAGAGAAAACGATGAACTTCTACCTGTGGAAAGAGGTAGATTATTCTTCAGAGTTGTTGGTTTGAAAAACATTAACTTACCAGACATTCAAGGTCATGATGCCGAATTTTCTGTGACATTAGATAATGGTGTCCATTGTATCAAAACACCCAACTATAAAGTTGATGACCGCCGGGTATTGATTGGAAAGGAATTCGAATTGACTGTAGGAGATAGCTTAGAGTTTATCttgacgatgaagatgaactACGAAAAGCCTAAGGGGAAGTTAGTTGAAGTACAAGAACGGAGGCTTGTCAAATCTAAGAGCAGATTGAGTCGTATGTTTGGATCAAAGGAAGTCATCACTACTACTAAGTTTGTTGCTCAAGATCCAGTTGACTCTTGGAAGACCAAATTTGCTCAAGACGGATCATTTGGAAGATGTTACATTGACTTCGACCAGTATGAGTCCAAGATAAGCTATAACACCAACAGTTTTGACATACCTTGCTTCAATGAATGGGAAATTATTCAAAGTAGCAGTGGACCTATCAAAGCCAAGCCATACGTAATTGGTAACTTAGAAGTCAAGATGTTGTTCATTCCTAGATCCGAGATGCATGAAGCTTTACCTACGAGTATCAGGTCTGCATCAGAAGTTATTAGCCAATTACTCAATGAAAACCAACTCAGATATGAAGGTTACTTGACTCAAGATGGAGGAGATTGTGAAAGcttgaagagaagattcttcaagcttgaaGGTACATCGTTGATTGCCCATTCAGAGTTCAACCATAAGACAAGAGCtaaaatcaacttggccaagatcaTTGACGTGATTTTCGTGGACAGAAACCGTCCTGAGACAGCACAAAAGGCCAGAAACTTCAGTGATATCTTGTTGGTACCAGATTcattcaagatcaagtttGCAAATGGAGAAATCATCGACTTTGGCGCTGCCAATAACCATGAGAAGTACCAGTGGATTTCGTATTTTGAAACGATCGCTCAACATAATCGGTTCCGTCGCTTGCCATGGGTTAAGGCCATGTTGGAGCAAGCTAAGACTAAAACTAATAATCCCTGGTTTACCTTGGAGGGCCAGTGA
- a CDS encoding uncharacterized protein (COG:S; EggNog:ENOG503NTW3) produces the protein MADIENKPEKEDIEIGYEVTFDGLNDKEDATQLSTLRKWLIVVIISLGSTCITCLSSCWTLASTNIINHFGVSEEVSVLGISLFIIAVGCGGVFLAPMSEYYGRKKTYTIGLFLCGTFNLLPGFCENFGGVLFGRFVSGFFASSFMAVASGTFADIFPKDKLAYPVALYTMSPFVGPGLGPLMSGFINKYIDFRWTFHVMTIWCAVIVVMVVLFVPETYQPVLLMAKAKRVRKETGDDRYYAPLEKSKRSLVQAILLSCERPIGLLFRDKMTFVLCFYTGFNLAIVYMFFVAVPYIFETVYGFEIDHVGLTFIGLILGMAISSLVGPFFVTKYMNKKAAANKGIMEPEFRFFSIEIGVFIAPMGLLVMGWTAYPHVHWMGPIIGMFIFGFGIIFIFNGIFGYTVDAYRLYAASAMATNSLVRSIMGGVFPLFGKQMYKKMGIHWASTFLALIGCLLIPVAFLFAKHGPRLRQQSKYAWA, from the coding sequence ATGGCAGATATAGAAAATAAGCCGGAAAAGGAAGATATTGAGATCGGTTACGAAGTTACCTTCGACGGTCTCAATGATAAGGAGGATGCCACACAACTTTCGACGCTTCGAAAATGGCTCATTGTCGTTATTATATCGTTAGGCTCAACGTGTATCACTTGTTTATCTTCATGCTGGACATTAGCTTCTACTAATATTATCAACCACTTTGGAGTTAGTGAAGAAGTTTCTGTGCTTGGCATTTCCTTGTTCATTATAGCTGTTGGATGTGGAGGGGTGTTTTTGGCACCCATGTCAGAATACTATGGCCGCAAAAAAACATACACAATTGGACTTTTCCTTTGTGGTACGTTCAATCTACTACCCGGGTTTTGTGAAAACTTTGGAGGTGTTTTGTTTGGTCGCTTTGTTTCTGGATTTTTTGCATCTAGTTTCATGGCTGTGGCTTCTGGGACGTTTGCTGATATTTTCCCAAAGGACAAGCTAGCATACCCGGTTGCGCTCTACACTATGTCACCATTTGTGGGACCAGGTTTGGGACCTCTTATGTCGGGGtttatcaacaagtataTCGACTTCAGATGGACTTTCCACGTTATGACCATTTGGTGTGCCGTTATCGTGGTGATGGTAGTGTTGTTTGTTCCAGAAACGTACCAACCGGTACTATTGATGGCTAAGGCCAAAAGAGTCAGGAAAgaaactggtgatgatagGTACTATGCACCTCTAGAGAAATCCAAGAGAAGCTTGGTTCAAGCCATTTTGTTATCTTGTGAAAGGCCTATTGGATTGTTGTTTAGGGATAAAATGACCTTTGTTTTGTGCTTCTACACTGGCTTCAATCTTGCCATTGTGTACATGTTCTTTGTTGCAGTGCCATACATTTTTGAAACGGTGTACGGGTTTGAAATCGATCACGTTGGCCTCACTTTCATTGGGTTGATCTTGGGGATGGCGATCCTGTCACTTGTTGGTCCCTTCTTTGTTACCAAATACATGAATAAGAAGGCGGCTGCAAATAAGGGAATAATGGAACCAGAGTTTCGGTTTTTCAGCATTGAAATCGGAGTGTTTATTGCTCCTATGGGATTGCTCGTGATGGGGTGGACTGCTTATCCCCATGTCCATTGGATGGGTCCCATAATTGGAATGTTTATTTTCGGGTTTGGGattatcttcatttttaATGGGATCTTTGGATACACTGTTGATGCATACAGGTTATATGCTGCTTCTGCCATGGCCACAAACTCACTTGTGCGATCCATAATGGGTGGAGTCTTCCCACTTTTTGGCAAACAAATGTACAAAAAGATGGGAATTCACTGGGCAAGCACTTTCCTTGCTCTTATTGGATGTTTGTTGATCCCTGTGGCATTCCTTTTTGCTAAGCACGGACCGCGGTTGAGACAGCAAAGTAAGTACGCATGGGCGTAA
- the FIP1 gene encoding cleavage polyadenylation factor subunit fip1 (EggNog:ENOG503NYKM; COG:A; BUSCO:EOG09264OAU), with the protein MAKSDDDDAYLYSSEDDGQPSTKKQKVNGTTKENPAKDDAAATRPSQSEDEDDDDDEEESSDDDIDIVIGDNTTSTSRPSTASTSVTTAPTSESTESTTQPTSIVSNNQKESLDINKVVELDGKPLTQVDLEKLKDKPWRIPGADISDYFNYGFDEISWTAYCCKQDKLRGEFNPAKLMAQIMGGSKGKNGPPMPPMGMPVPPPGMPMGMPPMGMMPNMPNMPNMANMPMPPNMPNMPNMPNMPRNMNFGKSNLPPPPPPPKK; encoded by the coding sequence ATGGCAAAGtcagatgatgatgacgcATACCTATACAGCTCTGAGGACGATGGGCAACCCTCCACCAAGAAGCAGAAAGTGAACGGAACCACCAAAGAGAATCCTGCTAAAGACGACGCTGCAGCCACTAGGCCAAGCCAaagtgaagatgaggatgatgacgacgacgaagaagaaagcagtgatgatgatattgatatcGTTATTGGTGACAACACCACGTCCACTTCCAGACCATCCACAGCATCTACGTCGGTCACGACAGCGCCAACGAGCGAGTCGACCGAGTCTACTACCCAACCCACCAGTATCGTGTCAAATAACCAGAAAGAGTCTTTAGATATAAATAAAGTGGTAGAATTGGATGGAAAGCCCTTAACACAAGTggacttggagaaattgaaagaCAAGCCATGGAGAATACCAGGGGCTGATATCTCTGACTACTTCAACTACGGATTCGATGAAATCAGTTGGACTGCTTATTGTTGCAAGCAAGACAAATTGAGAGGTGAATTCAACCCAGCTAAATTGATGGCTCAAATTATGGGAGGTCTGAAGGGAAAGAACGGTCCTCCTATGCCGCCAATGGGTATGCCGGTGCCACCTCCAGGTATGCCAATGGGAATGCCACCAATGGGTATGATGCCTAACATGCCTAACATGCCTAATATGGCTAATATGCCAATGCCTCCAAACATGCCTAACATGCCTAACATGCCCAACATGCCCCGTAACATGAACTTTGGTAAGAGCAACttgccaccaccaccaccgcctCCCAAGAAGTAA
- the CSN12 gene encoding COP9 signalosome (CSN) subunit (BUSCO:EOG09262M7B; EggNog:ENOG503NY0K; COG:D), producing MSTLSQYLSHIDTAIKTQDSRQLSTLIEINPPNGQGPVRSQFQDPNDFDLFAVDEKFRPVVVAYLKLLKAIYVVNDIKKSFNNYIELVNTLNRAANTETNWINLPLMKACKELMDIFGVMEKSFPEEVQAKQPDSEFQTSANSSSLEILASTINNSFKLSLNDKNLDLKQSKRVDIYFFLGCLLRLYFRLNTLDMAKSVEKALKGTRFELPKFDKHLVDKSSAITYLYYSAILSLDDSEFNAAHEKLEQAMSLLAYIKKRTSVESQMEKLLVLYLPLTLYTQNKYPKPFIWKEFPILNYIYNESSFNYIKSGDVNKLNWFIQKFESFLLKKKLYLLFESLKDLCYINLLKKTVKIHAFITDSKGSHIVPFSAFTVSFNLSNSTGQETFNKQEIECILAVLISKGRIKGYLSHGNGCIVLSKTVPFPPLSTSYINFNMSFINICRDNTDPFYRYKMPPIQSKVEGRGNGIRTAIVNLAEVSRALGRPPTYVLKYFGSELGAQTNESQDRYLINGAHDANELQDSLDGFIKKFVLCASCKNPETEIQVKKDILQRDCKACGHLSLIDPRSKLSSYIMKNPPDGGKGKKGKKAATATANVVGGGKTIADLVTDQKNDDESGETSLVVDENDDDDFLTKKINAEAAALADESIEVNDDDWAVDMSKEAIEARAKLDGLTLDSNAEFNQLGEWLLEESKDSKEDLPSDIDIYKKIVELEILDKAETIQVLAQTLFDDNIVEQIEEHLGLLAKLIKQEEENSKAFLGGLERYIGLENTSLIEKVPKILMALYDKDLISEEVIISWGSKVSKKYVPKEVSKKVRKAAKPFVKWLQEADEESDEE from the exons ATGTCAACTTTGTCCCAGTATCTATCACATATTGATACCGCCATCAAGACCCAGGACCTGCGGCAACTCAGCACCCTCATAGAGATCAACCCGCCAAATGGCCAAGGACCTGTGCGAAGCCAGTTCCAGGACCCtaatgactttgatttATTCGCAGTAGATGAGAAATTCAGACCGGTGGTAGTAGCATATTTGAAGCTATTAAAGGCTATTTATGTGGTCAACGATATCAAAaaatccttcaacaattaCATTGAATTGGTGAATACTTTGAACAGAGCCGCCAACACCGAAACCAACTGGATCAATCTCCCGTTGATGAAAGCATGTAAAGAGTTAATGGATATATTTGGAGTCATGGAGAAGCTGTTCCCCGAAGAGGTTCAGGCCAAGCAACCTGACCTGGAGTTTCAAACATCTGCAAATAGTTCTTCGTTGGAGATCTTGGCCAGTACCATAAACAATTCGTTCAAGCTCTCGTTAAACGATaaaaacttggacttgaaacaGAGTAAACGGGTTGATATCTATTTTTTCTTGGGTTGTTTGCTTCGATTATACTTCAGACTCAACACTTTGGATATGGCCAAATCTGTGGAAAAGGCATTGAAAGGAACAAGATTTGAATTACCGAAATTCGATAAGCATTTAGTTGATAAGTCATCAGCCATAACCTACTTGTACTATAGTGCCATCCTATCATTGGACGACTCAGAATTCAATGCTGCCCACGAAAAACTTGAGCAGGCAATGTCATTGTTAGCGTACATCAAGAAAAGGACATCTGTAGAAAGCCAGATGGAAAAGTTATTGGTGCTATATCTTCCGTTAACTCTTTACACTCAAAACAAGTATCCCAAGCCGTTCATTTGGAAGGAGTTCCCGATACTCAACTACATCTACAATGAAAGCTCATTTAATTATATCAAGTCTGGTGATGTGAACAAGCTAAATTGGTTTATACAGAAATTCGAGTCATTCTTActaaagaagaagctttaccttttgtttgaaaGCCTCAAAGATTTGTGTTATATCAATTTGCTCAAGAAGACTGTCAAGATCCACGCCTTCATCACCGATAGTAAAGGTTCCCATATAGTGCCGTTTAGTGCCTTCACAGTATCGTTCAATTTATCGAATTCTACTGGTCAGGAAACTTTCAATAAGCAAGAAATCGAATGCATTTTGGCAGTCCTCATATCCAAGGGAAGAATAAAAGGCTACTTGTCTCACGGAAATGGGTGTATAGTTCTTTCCAAAACTGttccatttccaccattgTCTA CAAGCtacatcaacttcaatatgtccttcatcaacatctgCCGTGATAACACTGACCCTTTTTACAGGTATAAAATGCCTCCCATCCAATCGAAGGTTGAAGGTAGAGGTAATGGGATTAGAACTGCCATCGTCAATTTGGCTGAAGTCTCCAGAGCTTTGGGAAGGCCTCCAACCTACGTATTGAAATACTTTGGTTCCGAGTTGGGTGCTCAAACCAACGAGTCCCAAGACCGGTATTTGATTAATGGAGCACACGATGCCAATGAGTTACAAGACTCTTTGGATGGattcatcaaaaagtttGTTTTGTGTGCCAGTTGTAAGAACCCCGAAACCGAAATCCAAGTGAAGAAGGACATTTTGCAAAGAGACTGTAAGGCCTGTGGGCACCTTTCGTTAATCGACCCCAGATCAAAATTATCATCCTATATAATGAAGAACCCCCCAGATGGTGGAAAAGGTAAGAAGGGTAAGAAGGCTGCCACCGCTACTGCCAACgttgttggaggtggtaaGACTATTGCTGATCTTGTTACTGACCAAaaaaatgatgatgaaagtggagaaacttctttggttgttgatgagaatgatgatgacgatttcttgaccaaaaaaatcaatGCTGAGGCTGCTGCTTTGGCTGATGAGTCTATTGAAGTCAATGACGATGACTGGGCTGTGGACATGTCCAAAGAAGCTATCGAAGCCAGAGCCAAATTGGATGGCTTAACCTTAGATAGTAATGCTGAGTTCAACCAATTGGGAGAAtggttgttggaagaatcaaaagactccaaagaagacttgCCTTCGGATATTGATATTTATAAGAAGATTGTCGAGTTAgaaatcttggacaagGCTGAAACCATTCAAGTCTTGGCCCAGACTTTGTTTGATGACaatattgttgaacaaataGAAGAGCATTTGGGGTTGTTGGCCAAATTAATTAaacaagaggaagaaaattCAAAGGCTTTCTTGGGTGGTTTAGAAAGATACATCGGATTGGAAAATACCAGtttgattgaaaaagtcCCAAAGATCTTAATGGCTTTGTATgacaaagacttgatttCCGAAGAAGTCATCATTTCTTGGGGCTCCAAGGTTTCTAAAAAGTACGTACCAAAAGAGGTTTCTAAAAAGGTCAGAAAGGCTGCCAAGCCATTTGTCaaatggttgcaagaaGCTGACGAAGAAAGTGATGAAGAGTAG